A genome region from Dehalococcoidia bacterium includes the following:
- a CDS encoding MFS transporter, which translates to MAITPASVEQAPSLATTKAKPRIYYGYYLIGVALVAQFVSAGTQAYVAGVFLGPMTEALDWSRGDFTAGQTVGRFVSAFAGFFIGAQVDRGHARRVMLLGATVLGATLMLTAEVTELWQWVLLRGVATTIGAALIGNLVVNVTLSKWWVEKRGRVIGISSMGVSLAGVILPPLMTSLVDDYGWRDGWRILGVMTWALIYPAAMLMRNAPEAYGLNPDNKTDEEMASSRGDRLRADFDNSLTRAQALRTRAFYQIVLAFGFSGIGLGTMLLQTIPFMTDSGFSRGTASLMVTLLAMPAAFTKPLWGAFMDLASEKTAAALSFLIAAAAMVLICFGAAEQSLPILVLGFLLVGTGIGGQIPIQETIWATYFGRRYLGQVRSVALPFSLFLGAGGPQVVSWYFDEVGNYYGAFLALAALWTIGAGLVLTIRRPAVRARAGGAEAPAALV; encoded by the coding sequence ATGGCAATAACACCGGCCTCCGTCGAACAGGCGCCTTCGCTGGCGACAACTAAGGCGAAGCCCCGCATCTACTACGGCTACTACCTGATAGGCGTCGCGCTGGTGGCTCAGTTCGTCTCGGCCGGCACCCAGGCCTATGTCGCCGGCGTGTTTCTCGGCCCAATGACAGAGGCGCTGGACTGGAGCCGCGGCGACTTCACGGCCGGACAGACGGTCGGCCGGTTCGTCTCAGCGTTCGCCGGCTTCTTCATCGGCGCCCAGGTTGACCGCGGCCACGCTCGCCGCGTGATGCTCCTGGGCGCAACGGTCCTCGGGGCCACCCTCATGCTCACGGCAGAAGTAACCGAGCTCTGGCAGTGGGTCCTGCTGCGCGGCGTGGCCACGACCATCGGCGCGGCGCTTATCGGGAACCTGGTAGTGAACGTCACCCTGTCGAAGTGGTGGGTCGAAAAGCGAGGCCGCGTCATCGGCATCTCGTCGATGGGGGTCTCGCTCGCCGGCGTGATCCTGCCGCCATTGATGACCTCCCTGGTGGACGACTACGGCTGGCGGGACGGGTGGCGCATCCTGGGCGTCATGACCTGGGCGCTCATCTACCCGGCCGCCATGCTCATGCGTAACGCGCCCGAGGCCTACGGCCTGAACCCCGACAACAAGACGGACGAAGAGATGGCATCGTCGCGGGGAGACCGCCTGCGCGCCGACTTCGACAACTCCCTGACGCGAGCCCAGGCGCTCCGGACAAGGGCCTTCTACCAGATCGTGCTCGCTTTCGGCTTCTCCGGCATTGGCCTCGGGACCATGCTCCTCCAGACCATCCCGTTCATGACCGACTCAGGCTTCAGTCGCGGCACGGCTTCGCTCATGGTCACGCTGCTGGCGATGCCCGCGGCATTCACGAAGCCCTTGTGGGGCGCCTTCATGGACCTCGCGTCCGAGAAGACGGCCGCGGCGCTGAGCTTTCTCATCGCCGCCGCGGCAATGGTGTTGATCTGCTTCGGGGCCGCGGAACAGTCCTTGCCCATCCTGGTGTTGGGCTTCCTTCTCGTCGGGACAGGCATCGGCGGCCAGATACCGATCCAGGAGACCATCTGGGCGACCTATTTCGGGCGGCGCTACCTGGGACAGGTGCGCAGCGTGGCCCTGCCCTTCTCCCTCTTCCTCGGGGCCGGCGGGCCGCAGGTGGTCTCCTGGTACTTCGACGAGGTCGGGAACTACTACGGGGCCTTCCTGGCCCTGGCGGCGCTGTGGACCATCGGCGCCGGCCTGGTCCTGACGATCCG